In one Halorubrum sp. CBA1229 genomic region, the following are encoded:
- a CDS encoding helix-turn-helix domain-containing protein — protein sequence MREVTLRIRHRGGPESEVSARHPEVTFRSVSSMTGRGSERKRIMELRGPTAEIESFVEEFRAADDVVKADPISPVTGTHAYVAVVIDSEGWEGIRERLSEMGIHYRTGTSISAGIERWTVYIEADDDLAAVIRELERGGNEVELARNVELASIERPPALPASGILDGLTSRQREVLATAIAVGYYDHGGGVGVEDVADEIGLGSTTVWEHLSRAESTVMNALFDRFEGQAAPDRREREAAEGE from the coding sequence ATGCGCGAAGTGACCCTCCGAATCCGCCATCGGGGAGGGCCGGAGTCCGAGGTGAGCGCACGTCACCCGGAGGTGACGTTTCGGTCGGTCTCCTCGATGACCGGGCGGGGAAGCGAGCGGAAGCGGATCATGGAGCTGCGCGGGCCGACGGCCGAGATAGAGTCGTTCGTCGAGGAGTTCCGCGCGGCCGACGACGTCGTGAAGGCGGATCCGATCTCGCCGGTCACCGGGACCCACGCGTACGTCGCGGTGGTGATCGACAGCGAGGGCTGGGAGGGGATCCGCGAGCGGCTCTCGGAGATGGGGATCCACTACCGGACGGGGACGAGCATCTCTGCCGGGATCGAGCGCTGGACCGTATATATCGAGGCCGACGACGACCTCGCAGCGGTGATCCGCGAGCTTGAGCGCGGGGGCAACGAGGTCGAACTCGCGCGCAACGTCGAGCTGGCGTCGATCGAGCGACCGCCGGCGTTGCCGGCCTCCGGCATCCTGGACGGGCTCACGTCGAGACAGCGAGAGGTGCTCGCGACGGCCATCGCGGTCGGCTACTACGACCACGGCGGCGGCGTCGGGGTCGAGGACGTCGCCGACGAGATCGGGCTCGGCTCGACGACGGTGTGGGAGCACCTCTCGCGGGCGGAGTCGACGGTGATGAACGCTCTCTTCGACCGGTTCGAGGGGCAGGCCGCTCCGGACCGTCGCGAGCGCGAGGCGGCGGAGGGCGAGTGA
- the eif1A gene encoding translation initiation factor eIF-1A, protein MSEESGRRNLRMPSDDEVFAVVTEHLGGNHVRLRCVDGETRLGRIPGRMKYRTWISEGDVVLAEPWDWQDEKANVEWRYDDDDADQLRREGHIQ, encoded by the coding sequence ATGAGCGAAGAATCCGGGCGTCGGAACCTCCGAATGCCCTCGGACGACGAAGTGTTCGCCGTGGTGACCGAGCACCTCGGCGGGAACCACGTCCGCCTGCGCTGCGTCGACGGCGAGACGCGACTGGGCCGGATCCCCGGCCGCATGAAGTACCGGACATGGATCAGCGAGGGCGACGTCGTGCTCGCCGAGCCGTGGGACTGGCAGGACGAGAAGGCGAACGTCGAGTGGCGCTACGACGACGACGACGCGGACCAGCTGCGGCGCGAAGGACACATCCAGTAG
- a CDS encoding carbonic anhydrase, with protein sequence MTRELLADLLDRNGEHVGSAAAADLAARRDGQRPPVVSVCCSDSRVSQEGMWAVDRPGFLFTAGNIGNRVSSVVDGERVLSGSVAYPLGHTDTDVLAVVGHTGCGAVGAALAAVRDGAVPEEPGVRADVAELAPIVEAGLAAIDEDDGTAASLRNRLVEYNVHEQVAIARGTETAADADVYGFVYDFHGAYGDRDGAVYLVNANGDRDPEALRELVGPDRVDSVASLL encoded by the coding sequence ATGACCCGCGAACTCCTCGCCGACCTGCTCGACCGCAACGGGGAGCACGTCGGTTCCGCGGCCGCCGCCGACCTCGCCGCCCGGCGCGACGGGCAGCGCCCGCCCGTCGTCTCCGTCTGCTGTTCGGACTCGCGCGTGTCACAGGAGGGTATGTGGGCTGTCGACCGGCCGGGCTTCCTCTTCACCGCGGGCAACATCGGGAACCGCGTGAGCAGCGTCGTCGACGGCGAGCGCGTGCTCTCCGGGAGCGTCGCCTATCCGCTGGGCCACACCGACACGGACGTGCTCGCGGTCGTCGGTCACACCGGCTGCGGCGCGGTCGGTGCCGCGCTCGCCGCGGTCCGCGACGGCGCCGTCCCCGAGGAGCCGGGCGTCCGGGCGGACGTGGCGGAGCTCGCCCCGATCGTCGAGGCTGGGCTCGCGGCGATCGACGAGGACGACGGCACCGCCGCGAGCCTCCGCAACCGGCTCGTCGAGTACAACGTCCACGAGCAGGTCGCGATCGCCCGCGGGACCGAGACCGCGGCCGACGCCGACGTGTACGGATTCGTCTACGACTTCCACGGCGCCTACGGCGACCGCGACGGCGCCGTCTACCTCGTGAACGCGAACGGCGATCGCGACCCGGAGGCGCTCCGGGAGCTCGTCGGCCCGGACCGCGTCGACAGCGTCGCCAGCCTGCTGTAG
- a CDS encoding PQQ-binding-like beta-propeller repeat protein, producing the protein MDRRVLFASLILLAGGATGVGVALFAFVGIDEGAVDAEIVWETDPVEGDDGSGAVVATMDGDPVVVQSTTADGERVVRATAVGGDVAWRTPLSAIAAGDAAGGDGDTGSGDAGGADDPPGTSRLVAGTLDGESVVAFTTAPGSLVVLDAADGSTRFTVDLDGPGGIRPAIGDLDADGGSEVAAATADGRVVAVADGGDTVFETSLGEPVDRRPLIVGSGGDESGDAAADARGIAVATVGGEETTVRLLDANGDARWTATPSVTPLSWNAADTRRGPVIALGGTNGNLEAIEVADGSSRYEVGLQDLPVTVGEADRGRIHVGGVRSVWAVDLLDGEVVWKQQYGGDTRVNAPGVGTVSADAGTGPVAVNREGDVLALNPSGEAIARGDVGAAVVYAGPLFADVTGDGTDEVLVVTEDGRIVALDD; encoded by the coding sequence ATGGACCGTCGCGTTCTGTTCGCGAGCCTGATCCTCCTCGCCGGCGGTGCGACCGGCGTCGGGGTCGCCCTCTTCGCGTTCGTCGGTATCGACGAGGGCGCGGTCGACGCCGAGATCGTGTGGGAGACCGACCCCGTCGAGGGCGACGACGGCAGCGGCGCGGTCGTCGCCACGATGGACGGTGACCCGGTCGTCGTCCAGTCGACGACTGCCGACGGCGAGCGCGTCGTCCGCGCGACCGCGGTCGGCGGTGACGTCGCGTGGCGGACACCGCTCTCCGCGATCGCCGCGGGCGACGCCGCCGGCGGCGACGGCGATACGGGATCCGGCGACGCCGGGGGAGCCGACGACCCGCCCGGGACCAGCCGCCTCGTCGCGGGGACGCTCGACGGCGAGTCGGTCGTCGCGTTCACGACGGCGCCCGGATCGCTCGTCGTCCTCGACGCGGCCGACGGCTCGACGCGGTTTACCGTCGACCTCGACGGACCGGGCGGGATCCGGCCGGCGATCGGCGACCTCGACGCCGACGGCGGCAGCGAGGTCGCCGCGGCCACGGCCGACGGCCGCGTCGTCGCCGTCGCCGACGGCGGTGACACCGTGTTCGAGACGTCTCTCGGCGAGCCCGTCGACCGACGGCCGCTGATCGTCGGCTCCGGAGGCGACGAGTCCGGCGATGCGGCGGCCGACGCCCGGGGAATCGCGGTCGCGACCGTCGGCGGCGAGGAGACGACGGTGCGCCTGCTCGACGCGAACGGCGACGCTCGCTGGACGGCGACACCGTCGGTCACACCGCTGAGCTGGAACGCGGCCGACACGCGGAGGGGCCCCGTCATCGCGCTCGGCGGAACGAACGGGAACCTGGAGGCGATCGAGGTCGCCGACGGCTCCAGCAGGTACGAGGTCGGACTTCAGGACCTCCCCGTCACCGTGGGCGAGGCCGACCGCGGTCGGATCCACGTCGGCGGCGTGCGCAGCGTGTGGGCGGTCGACCTCCTCGACGGAGAGGTCGTCTGGAAACAGCAGTACGGGGGCGACACCCGAGTGAACGCCCCGGGCGTCGGCACCGTCAGCGCGGACGCCGGCACCGGTCCGGTCGCGGTGAATCGAGAGGGCGACGTGCTCGCGTTGAACCCCAGCGGCGAGGCGATCGCCCGGGGCGACGTCGGCGCCGCCGTGGTGTACGCGGGCCCGCTGTTCGCCGACGTGACCGGCGACGGGACCGACGAGGTCCTCGTCGTCACCGAGGACGGTCGCATCGTGGCGCTCGACGACTGA
- the ndk gene encoding nucleoside-diphosphate kinase, with protein sequence MSHHDERTFVMVKPDGVQRGLIGEIVSRFEERGLKLVGGKFMRIDEDLAHEHYGEHEGKPFFDGLVDFITSGPVFAMVWEGADATRQVRAMVGETDPAESAPGTIRGDFGLDLGHNVIHASDHEDEGANEREIDLFFDEDELVDYGLDTAAWVYEDEQH encoded by the coding sequence ATGAGCCACCACGACGAGCGCACCTTCGTGATGGTGAAGCCCGACGGCGTCCAGCGCGGCCTCATCGGGGAGATCGTCTCCCGCTTCGAGGAGCGCGGGCTGAAGCTCGTCGGCGGGAAGTTCATGCGGATCGACGAGGACCTCGCCCACGAGCACTACGGCGAGCACGAGGGGAAGCCGTTCTTCGACGGCCTCGTCGACTTCATCACCTCCGGCCCCGTCTTCGCGATGGTGTGGGAGGGAGCCGACGCGACCCGACAGGTCCGCGCGATGGTCGGCGAGACCGACCCCGCCGAGTCCGCCCCGGGCACGATCCGGGGCGACTTCGGCTTAGACCTCGGCCACAACGTGATCCACGCGTCGGACCACGAGGACGAGGGCGCGAACGAGCGCGAGATCGACCTGTTCTTCGACGAGGACGAGCTCGTCGACTACGGCCTCGACACCGCCGCGTGGGTGTACGAGGACGAGCAGCACTGA
- a CDS encoding 50S ribosomal protein L24e — MVETRTCDYTGEEIEPGTGTMYVKKNGQILHFVDSKAEKNYFLGREARDLEWTEEGREQGGE, encoded by the coding sequence ATGGTCGAGACACGCACCTGCGACTACACCGGCGAGGAGATCGAGCCCGGCACGGGCACGATGTACGTCAAGAAGAACGGACAGATCCTCCACTTCGTCGACTCGAAGGCGGAGAAGAACTACTTCCTCGGCCGCGAGGCGCGCGACCTCGAGTGGACCGAGGAAGGGCGCGAGCAGGGTGGCGAGTAG
- a CDS encoding 30S ribosomal protein S28e, producing the protein MSAEEGTGDSTTAEVIEVVGKTGMHGEAMQVKCRIQEGSNQGRIITRNVLGPVRMGDVLQLRETQRDADSIGGR; encoded by the coding sequence ATGAGCGCAGAAGAGGGCACCGGCGACTCGACCACCGCCGAGGTGATCGAGGTCGTCGGCAAGACCGGGATGCACGGCGAGGCCATGCAGGTCAAATGCCGCATCCAAGAGGGATCGAACCAGGGCCGGATCATCACCCGGAACGTCCTGGGCCCCGTCCGCATGGGCGACGTGCTCCAGCTCCGGGAGACCCAGCGCGACGCCGACTCCATCGGAGGGCGATAA
- the rpl7ae gene encoding 50S ribosomal protein L7Ae — MPVYVDYETPADLAERSLEALEVARDTGTVKKGTNETTKAVERGNADLVIVAEDVSPEEIVMHLPELADEKGIPVVFVDTQDDVGHAAGLEVGSAAAAVVDAGDADDDVEDIGEKVAELR; from the coding sequence ATGCCCGTTTACGTAGACTACGAAACCCCAGCCGACCTCGCCGAGCGATCGCTCGAAGCGCTCGAGGTCGCCCGAGACACAGGCACCGTGAAGAAAGGAACCAACGAGACCACCAAGGCCGTCGAGCGCGGCAACGCCGACCTCGTCATCGTCGCGGAGGACGTCTCCCCCGAGGAGATCGTCATGCACCTCCCCGAGCTCGCCGACGAGAAGGGAATCCCGGTCGTCTTCGTCGACACGCAGGACGACGTCGGCCACGCCGCCGGCCTCGAAGTCGGCTCGGCCGCCGCCGCCGTCGTCGACGCCGGCGACGCCGACGACGACGTCGAGGACATCGGCGAGAAGGTCGCGGAGCTCCGATAA
- a CDS encoding bifunctional metallophosphatase/5'-nucleotidase encodes MVRLVHYSDIENVFDAPARAARLAGRIRALSGPDAAVVATGDTTAPGVLSLVASGRQVLDFYAATDTRLDTFGNHEFDYGPDALRGLVADAPATFVSANVRDEAGEPFGRDEGVVPWTTLEIDGATVGFVGVTDPATDSLNPMAAELSFDDPVAAARDALAEMRTAVAERGESGGTGAAAPGLDYAVVLSHLGAGDDDLARALDIDAILGGHVHSRRNEVVAGTRIVRPGVNGETVAEVAFGGGASSDAMADGSGDGATNDAGSHVPAATLHEPDGADPAPGLEAALAERMAAADLDETIDVVDDPIERTGDVVHGGECRVGNFVADAFRWAHDADVGLSNAGGLRQGDPWAGEVTKADLISLIPFEEPVALASVTGAELHDVFREMAAPDVDFGEDDWWHGHVSNAEVVWDADAELVLEATVGGEPIDPEARYTVAVSEYLLHSEHEFPTLAQRHRIDEADIQYEVLAAYAREHGIDPAVEGRIEIRNRAATADDD; translated from the coding sequence ATGGTCCGACTCGTCCACTACTCCGACATCGAGAACGTCTTCGACGCGCCCGCGCGAGCCGCCCGCCTCGCCGGTCGGATCCGGGCGCTCTCGGGCCCCGACGCCGCGGTGGTCGCCACCGGCGACACGACCGCGCCGGGCGTCCTCTCGCTGGTCGCGAGCGGGCGGCAGGTCCTCGACTTCTACGCGGCCACGGACACCCGGCTCGACACGTTCGGCAACCACGAGTTCGACTACGGGCCGGACGCGCTCCGCGGGCTCGTCGCCGACGCGCCCGCGACCTTCGTCTCCGCGAACGTCCGCGACGAGGCGGGCGAGCCCTTCGGCCGCGACGAGGGCGTCGTCCCGTGGACGACCCTCGAGATCGACGGCGCGACGGTCGGGTTCGTCGGCGTCACTGACCCCGCAACGGACTCGCTGAACCCCATGGCCGCCGAGCTCTCCTTCGACGACCCGGTCGCCGCCGCGCGCGACGCGCTCGCCGAGATGCGGACCGCGGTCGCCGAGCGCGGCGAGAGCGGAGGCACCGGCGCGGCCGCCCCCGGGCTCGACTACGCGGTTGTCCTCTCGCATCTCGGCGCGGGCGACGACGACCTCGCCCGCGCGCTCGACATCGACGCGATCCTCGGCGGTCACGTCCACAGCCGGCGCAACGAGGTCGTCGCCGGCACCCGGATCGTTCGGCCCGGCGTCAACGGCGAGACGGTCGCCGAGGTGGCGTTCGGCGGGGGCGCTTCGAGCGACGCGATGGCCGACGGGTCGGGCGACGGCGCGACGAACGACGCCGGAAGTCACGTCCCGGCCGCGACCCTCCACGAGCCCGACGGCGCGGATCCCGCGCCGGGGCTCGAGGCCGCCCTCGCGGAGCGGATGGCCGCGGCCGACCTCGACGAGACCATCGACGTCGTCGACGATCCCATCGAGCGCACCGGCGACGTGGTCCACGGCGGCGAGTGCCGCGTCGGGAACTTCGTCGCCGACGCGTTCCGGTGGGCCCACGACGCCGACGTGGGGCTCTCGAACGCCGGCGGGCTGCGACAGGGCGACCCGTGGGCGGGCGAGGTGACGAAGGCCGACCTGATCAGCCTGATCCCGTTCGAGGAGCCCGTGGCGCTCGCGTCGGTCACCGGCGCGGAGCTGCACGACGTGTTCCGCGAGATGGCCGCGCCCGACGTGGACTTCGGCGAGGACGACTGGTGGCACGGCCACGTCTCGAACGCCGAGGTCGTCTGGGACGCCGACGCCGAGCTCGTCCTCGAGGCCACCGTCGGCGGCGAGCCGATCGACCCCGAGGCGCGCTACACCGTCGCCGTCTCGGAGTACCTGCTCCACTCCGAACACGAGTTCCCGACGCTGGCGCAGCGCCACCGGATCGACGAGGCCGACATCCAGTACGAGGTGCTCGCCGCCTACGCCCGCGAACACGGGATCGACCCCGCGGTCGAGGGGCGCATCGAGATCCGGAACCGGGCCGCCACGGCCGACGACGACTGA
- a CDS encoding bifunctional methylenetetrahydrofolate dehydrogenase/methenyltetrahydrofolate cyclohydrolase, with product MSEGTDDADATTIIDGEAVAADVRADVTEHVETLEAAGVTPGLATVLMSDDPASETYVSMKQRDCEEVGIESVHVEIDADAPAEELYDTIDDLNEREDVHGILVQLPVPDHVDRRSVLRRIAPEKDVDGFHPENVGRLVAGDARFKPCTPHGVQKLLAAYDVETEGADAVVVGRSDIVGKPMANLLIQKAPTGNATTTVCHSRTEDLEGKLADADLVIAAAGIPEFVDGSMLKEGATVIDVGINRVDADTEKGYELVGDVEYESASEVAGAITPVPGGVGPMTRAMLLYNTVKAAGLQHDVDVDLD from the coding sequence ATGAGTGAAGGCACCGACGACGCGGACGCGACGACGATCATCGACGGCGAGGCCGTCGCGGCCGACGTGCGCGCCGACGTGACCGAGCACGTCGAGACGCTGGAGGCGGCGGGCGTGACCCCGGGGCTCGCCACCGTGTTGATGAGCGACGACCCGGCCAGCGAGACGTACGTCTCGATGAAGCAGCGCGACTGCGAGGAGGTCGGTATCGAGAGCGTCCACGTCGAGATCGACGCCGACGCGCCCGCCGAGGAACTGTACGACACCATCGACGACCTCAACGAGCGCGAGGACGTCCACGGCATCCTCGTCCAGCTGCCGGTCCCCGACCACGTCGACAGGCGGAGCGTCCTCCGGCGGATCGCCCCGGAGAAGGACGTTGACGGCTTCCACCCGGAGAACGTCGGCCGGCTCGTCGCGGGCGACGCCCGATTTAAACCTTGTACCCCGCACGGCGTCCAGAAGCTCCTCGCGGCGTACGACGTGGAGACGGAGGGCGCCGACGCGGTCGTCGTCGGCCGGTCAGATATCGTCGGGAAGCCGATGGCGAACCTCCTGATCCAGAAGGCGCCGACCGGGAACGCGACCACGACGGTCTGTCACTCCCGGACCGAGGACCTGGAAGGGAAGCTCGCGGACGCGGACCTCGTGATCGCCGCCGCCGGCATCCCGGAGTTCGTCGACGGTTCGATGCTGAAGGAAGGGGCGACGGTGATCGACGTGGGGATCAATCGGGTCGACGCGGACACCGAGAAGGGGTACGAGCTGGTGGGCGACGTGGAGTACGAGTCGGCGAGCGAAGTGGCGGGGGCGATCACGCCGGTTCCCGGCGGCGTCGGGCCGATGACGCGCGCGATGCTCCTTTATAATACGGTGAAGGCGGCCGGGCTCCAGCACGACGTCGACGTGGATCTGGACTGA
- a CDS encoding aldo/keto reductase produces MDLPPVGLGTMGIDDPDAVATALALGYRHLDTARIYGNEAVVGEGLADGLAASDANGDGVAGGEDLARGGVRREDVTVATKLWIDDLAGDDVGPAARESADRLGVGAIDLLYVHRPRGDYGPEATLPALDRLVEEGLVRNVGVSNFELDQLDRAIEVLDAPLAAHQTELHPLFYKPELLEHAREHGYTVVAYSPLAGGRVSEIDAVIEVAEARDATPEAVAIAWATAKEPVVTIPKASSERHLRANLAAAELELTAEEIAAIDAVEREEELFPE; encoded by the coding sequence ATGGACCTCCCGCCCGTCGGTCTCGGCACGATGGGGATCGACGACCCCGACGCGGTCGCGACCGCGCTCGCCCTCGGCTACCGTCACCTCGACACCGCGCGGATCTACGGCAACGAGGCGGTCGTCGGCGAGGGGCTCGCCGACGGGCTCGCCGCGAGCGACGCGAACGGCGACGGCGTCGCCGGCGGCGAAGATCTCGCCCGCGGCGGCGTGCGTCGCGAGGACGTGACCGTCGCGACGAAGCTGTGGATCGACGACCTCGCCGGCGACGACGTGGGGCCGGCGGCCCGCGAGAGCGCCGATCGGCTCGGCGTCGGGGCGATCGACCTGCTGTACGTCCACCGCCCGCGGGGCGACTACGGCCCGGAGGCGACGCTGCCCGCGCTCGACCGGCTGGTCGAGGAGGGGCTCGTCCGGAACGTCGGGGTCTCGAACTTCGAACTCGACCAGCTGGACCGCGCGATCGAGGTCCTCGACGCGCCGCTTGCGGCCCACCAGACCGAGCTGCACCCGCTGTTTTATAAGCCCGAGCTGCTGGAGCACGCCCGGGAACACGGCTACACCGTGGTCGCCTACTCGCCGCTGGCCGGCGGGCGAGTGAGCGAGATCGACGCCGTGATCGAGGTCGCGGAGGCGCGCGACGCGACGCCCGAGGCGGTCGCGATCGCGTGGGCGACCGCGAAGGAACCGGTCGTGACGATCCCGAAGGCGTCGAGCGAGCGCCACCTCCGCGCGAACCTCGCGGCCGCGGAGCTAGAGCTGACCGCGGAGGAGATCGCCGCGATCGACGCGGTCGAGCGCGAGGAAGAGCTGTTCCCGGAGTAG
- a CDS encoding HAD family hydrolase, translating into MYDAVVLDNDGVLVGRTSFDTLREAAWDAFVSLGVEDPDLAHVDDVAVGVDPATLTDICERYGVDPGEFWRVRDELASAAQIDAARKGRKTPYEDVDTLRFLDTPLGVVSSNQQATVDAILSHFGLAGQFDVAYGREPSIASLSRKKPSPYYLERALEDLGAETALFVGDNESDVRAADNAGIDSAFVRRPHRRSTELSCQPTYEIDDLHDLVSICGRAPVDAERGGPV; encoded by the coding sequence GTGTACGACGCCGTCGTCCTCGACAACGACGGAGTGCTCGTCGGACGGACCTCGTTCGACACGCTCCGGGAGGCCGCCTGGGACGCGTTCGTGAGCCTCGGCGTCGAGGACCCCGACCTCGCCCACGTGGACGACGTCGCCGTCGGCGTGGACCCCGCGACCCTCACCGACATCTGCGAGCGCTATGGGGTCGACCCGGGGGAGTTCTGGCGCGTTCGCGACGAGCTGGCCTCGGCCGCCCAGATCGACGCGGCCCGGAAGGGACGGAAGACGCCGTACGAGGACGTCGACACGCTCCGGTTCCTCGACACCCCGCTCGGCGTTGTCTCCTCGAACCAACAGGCGACCGTCGACGCAATCCTGAGCCACTTCGGCCTCGCGGGGCAGTTCGATGTGGCGTACGGGCGCGAGCCGTCGATCGCCAGCCTCTCGCGGAAGAAGCCGTCGCCGTACTACCTCGAACGCGCTCTGGAGGACCTCGGGGCCGAGACGGCGCTGTTCGTCGGCGACAACGAGTCGGACGTACGCGCCGCCGACAACGCCGGGATCGACTCCGCGTTCGTGCGGCGACCGCACCGGCGCTCGACCGAGCTCTCATGCCAGCCGACCTACGAGATCGACGACCTCCACGACCTCGTGAGCATCTGCGGACGGGCGCCGGTGGACGCGGAGCGCGGCGGTCCGGTCTGA
- a CDS encoding CBS domain-containing protein, producing the protein MNIVDIAVPEYVEVDVDERLAKVRSIFERENPKGIIVTDDGEYAGVVGEKQLMRSRMEDDTKVSAVMKPAPSVDRHEDVRETARLLVEGDVKIAPVYEGEKLYGIVTVDQILEAVLESLDAITVGQVVTEDVIGINEKDSVGRAINRLRENGISRLPVLDEDGRLVGVVTTNDIVEFVVRDHERQGSGDRAGDIDRMLDIPVYDIMSSPVVTATADETAEAVVERMFDNDISGLVVTPGDAETVAGMVTKTDVLRALTFTEQDSMDVQITNVELLDTTTREHIVESIEQVADKYAAMHVIHAHVRLHAHKEKLRGTPLIQCQIRLRTNEGQVGGSGEGYGAEHAFHVALDKLERNVLEIKGVNADEEYRGQLLRKLGEL; encoded by the coding sequence ATGAATATTGTTGATATCGCGGTGCCGGAGTACGTCGAGGTCGACGTCGATGAGCGACTCGCCAAGGTCCGGTCCATCTTCGAGCGCGAGAATCCGAAGGGGATCATCGTCACCGACGACGGCGAGTACGCCGGCGTGGTCGGGGAAAAACAGCTCATGCGCTCGCGCATGGAGGACGACACCAAGGTGTCGGCCGTCATGAAGCCCGCGCCCTCCGTCGACCGCCACGAGGACGTTCGCGAAACGGCCCGCCTCCTCGTCGAGGGCGACGTGAAGATCGCCCCCGTCTACGAGGGCGAGAAGCTCTACGGGATCGTCACGGTCGACCAGATCCTCGAGGCCGTCCTCGAGAGCCTCGACGCGATCACCGTCGGGCAGGTCGTGACCGAGGACGTCATCGGGATCAACGAGAAGGACAGCGTCGGCCGCGCGATCAACCGCCTGCGCGAGAACGGGATCTCCCGGCTCCCGGTCCTCGACGAAGACGGCCGGCTGGTCGGCGTCGTCACCACCAACGACATCGTCGAGTTCGTCGTCCGCGACCACGAGCGGCAGGGCAGCGGCGACCGCGCCGGCGACATCGACCGGATGCTCGACATCCCGGTGTACGACATCATGTCGAGCCCCGTCGTCACCGCGACGGCCGACGAGACCGCGGAGGCCGTCGTCGAACGGATGTTCGACAACGACATCTCCGGGCTCGTCGTCACGCCGGGCGACGCCGAGACCGTCGCCGGGATGGTGACGAAGACCGACGTGCTCCGCGCGCTCACGTTCACCGAGCAGGACTCGATGGACGTTCAGATCACCAACGTCGAGCTGCTTGACACGACCACCCGCGAGCACATCGTCGAGTCGATCGAGCAGGTCGCCGACAAGTACGCCGCGATGCACGTCATCCACGCCCACGTCCGGCTCCACGCGCACAAGGAGAAGCTCCGCGGCACGCCCCTGATCCAGTGTCAGATCCGTCTCCGGACCAACGAGGGCCAGGTCGGCGGCTCCGGCGAGGGGTACGGCGCCGAACACGCCTTCCACGTCGCGCTCGACAAGCTGGAGCGCAACGTCCTCGAAATCAAGGGCGTCAACGCCGACGAGGAGTACCGCGGCCAGCTGCTCCGCAAGCTCGGCGAGCTGTGA
- the radB gene encoding DNA repair and recombination protein RadB — MSDPIPTGCRPVDDLLGGGFERGVVTQVYGPPAAGKTNLALAAAVEVAGRGDRALYIDTEGLSIDRFEQLAAGRADDPAVDDTVEEIASRLVISEAYDFDDQREAVRDAEELAEEVELIVLDSATGFYRLERAGDTEGGESLRKVAKQVTHLLSLARRHDVAVVITNQVFTDPDSDRDRALGGNTLNHWTGAIVRVDRFRGGNRRATLEKHRSKPAGDTATFRIVADGLSEGTEA; from the coding sequence GTGAGCGATCCGATCCCGACCGGCTGTCGGCCGGTCGACGACCTGTTGGGCGGCGGGTTCGAGCGCGGCGTCGTCACGCAGGTGTACGGCCCGCCCGCGGCGGGGAAGACGAACCTCGCGCTGGCCGCGGCGGTCGAGGTCGCCGGCCGCGGCGACCGCGCCCTCTACATCGACACCGAGGGGCTCTCTATCGACCGGTTCGAGCAGCTGGCCGCGGGGAGAGCCGACGACCCCGCCGTCGACGACACGGTCGAGGAGATCGCGTCGCGGCTGGTGATCTCGGAGGCGTACGACTTCGACGACCAGCGCGAGGCGGTCCGCGACGCCGAGGAGCTCGCCGAGGAGGTCGAGCTGATCGTGTTGGACTCCGCGACCGGCTTCTACCGGCTGGAGCGCGCCGGCGACACGGAGGGCGGCGAGTCCCTCCGGAAGGTCGCCAAGCAGGTGACGCACCTCCTCTCGCTGGCCCGGCGTCACGACGTCGCCGTCGTGATCACGAACCAGGTGTTCACCGATCCCGACTCCGACCGCGACCGCGCGCTCGGCGGCAACACGCTCAACCACTGGACCGGCGCAATCGTCCGCGTCGACCGCTTCCGCGGCGGGAACCGCCGGGCGACGCTGGAGAAGCACCGCTCGAAGCCCGCCGGCGACACCGCCACCTTCCGGATCGTCGCCGACGGGCTCTCCGAGGGCACCGAGGCGTAG
- a CDS encoding cold shock domain-containing protein produces MANGKVDFFNDTGGYGFISTDDGDLDDDEDVFFHMEDVGGPDLEEGQEVEFDIESSPKGPRATNLTRN; encoded by the coding sequence ATGGCAAACGGTAAGGTTGACTTCTTCAACGACACTGGCGGCTACGGTTTCATTTCGACTGACGACGGCGATCTCGACGACGACGAGGACGTGTTCTTCCACATGGAAGACGTCGGCGGCCCGGACCTCGAGGAGGGCCAGGAGGTCGAGTTCGACATCGAGTCGTCCCCCAAGGGACCCCGCGCGACGAACCTGACGCGCAACTAA